One segment of Rhodopirellula baltica SH 1 DNA contains the following:
- a CDS encoding dCTP deaminase, with product MKETPIMILSGQDIQSRLGKDIVIDPFDPSRLSPNSYNLTLHDELLVYEEVVLDAASPNRYRRLPIPEEGLTLQPGTLYLGRTTEHTETHGLVPIIQGRSSLGRLGLFLNPGGSLGHAGYRGTWTLELHCVQPVRIYPHIQICQITYWEVSGDSPEEASEKYQNSNDIQPSLMHRELGYDDRDTQLELGFDEAIRSTP from the coding sequence GTGAAGGAAACACCGATCATGATCCTTTCCGGTCAAGACATTCAATCGCGGCTGGGCAAAGACATCGTGATCGATCCCTTCGATCCATCTCGTTTGTCGCCCAACAGCTACAACTTGACGCTTCACGACGAGCTTCTGGTCTACGAAGAAGTCGTTTTGGACGCCGCATCACCCAACCGCTACCGCCGGCTTCCCATTCCAGAAGAAGGTCTGACGCTGCAACCCGGCACGTTGTATTTGGGCCGAACGACCGAACACACAGAAACTCATGGTTTGGTTCCGATCATTCAAGGTCGATCCTCGCTCGGCCGTTTGGGGCTGTTCCTCAATCCCGGCGGCAGTCTCGGTCATGCCGGATATCGCGGAACCTGGACGCTGGAACTGCACTGCGTGCAACCCGTTCGAATCTATCCCCACATCCAAATCTGCCAGATCACCTACTGGGAAGTCAGTGGCGACAGCCCCGAGGAAGCCAGCGAGAAATATCAAAACAGCAACGATATCCAGCCTTCGCTGATGCATCGTGAATTGGGTTATGATGATCGCGACACGCAGCTGGAGCTCGGCTTTGACGAAGCCATTCGCAGCACGCCGTGA
- the pelA gene encoding pectate lyase: MQRISIAILAVLTVNASLLSAATPAEKVAKQTDEWFRGAEGQHAMRCILSWQTDHGDWPKNTDTTSKLFTAGDDKPNGTFDNGATIGELQALARAFKASGQDEYKSAFLKGFDHLLAAQYPNGGWPQYFPLSKKYHRHITFNDGTMINIMQFLEEVAEIPTYEFLDEQRLVRTRTALTRGIECILDCQVIVDGERTVWCAQHHAETLAPVLARSYEPPSLSGAESAGILLYLMELDEPSPRVIQAVESGVKWFDSVQVNGYRYQKRKELPSLIADNNAPSIWARFYDIKTNRPMFSDRDGTIVYDLDLVGEERRSGYTWYGNWGSKVAKAHAKWMK; this comes from the coding sequence ATGCAACGGATATCAATCGCGATCCTGGCGGTTCTGACCGTCAACGCTTCACTCCTTTCAGCGGCGACGCCCGCCGAAAAAGTCGCGAAGCAAACCGACGAATGGTTCCGCGGTGCCGAAGGACAACACGCGATGCGTTGCATTCTGTCTTGGCAAACCGATCATGGCGACTGGCCAAAGAACACTGACACGACGTCCAAACTGTTCACCGCTGGCGATGACAAGCCGAACGGCACCTTCGACAATGGTGCGACCATTGGTGAACTGCAAGCCTTGGCGAGAGCGTTCAAAGCGTCGGGCCAAGACGAATACAAGTCAGCCTTCTTGAAAGGTTTTGATCATCTCTTGGCCGCCCAGTATCCCAATGGTGGATGGCCACAGTACTTTCCGCTCAGCAAAAAGTACCACCGCCACATCACCTTCAATGACGGCACGATGATCAATATCATGCAGTTCCTTGAAGAGGTGGCTGAAATCCCAACCTACGAGTTCTTGGACGAGCAACGTTTGGTTCGGACGCGAACCGCATTGACTCGCGGGATCGAGTGCATATTGGATTGCCAAGTGATTGTTGACGGTGAACGGACCGTTTGGTGTGCTCAGCATCATGCCGAAACGCTCGCCCCGGTCCTCGCCAGAAGCTACGAGCCCCCATCGCTCAGTGGTGCTGAGAGTGCAGGAATACTCCTTTACCTGATGGAATTGGACGAACCATCGCCACGGGTGATTCAGGCAGTGGAATCCGGCGTGAAGTGGTTCGACTCGGTTCAAGTGAACGGGTACCGCTATCAAAAGCGAAAGGAGCTTCCATCGCTGATTGCAGACAACAACGCTCCGTCAATCTGGGCTCGTTTTTACGACATCAAAACCAACCGTCCGATGTTCAGCGATCGCGATGGGACAATCGTTTACGACTTGGACCTGGTTGGTGAAGAAAGAAGAAGTGGCTACACGTGGTATGGAAACTGGGGATCAAAGGTCGCCAAAGCTCACGCAAAATGGATGAAGTAG
- a CDS encoding DUF1697 domain-containing protein, with protein MTTWIALFRGINVGGKNKLPMATLRSTLESIGCQSVLTYIQSGNVVFSCEPSSKEAIATRIADAVDENFGFRPQVMLLTKDEFQSAVANNPFADAVAAPKTLHYFFLSTPPVHPDLATIANLATATERFDLIENVFYLHAPDGFGTSKLAKSVERKLGVGITARNHSTVEKLAGLLNPE; from the coding sequence ATGACAACCTGGATCGCTCTGTTTCGCGGCATCAACGTTGGTGGCAAGAACAAGTTGCCAATGGCTACCCTGCGATCAACTTTGGAATCCATTGGGTGTCAGTCGGTTCTTACTTACATTCAAAGTGGGAACGTCGTGTTCTCGTGCGAGCCTAGCTCGAAAGAAGCAATTGCCACACGAATTGCCGACGCGGTGGACGAGAACTTCGGGTTCCGGCCTCAAGTGATGCTTCTGACGAAAGATGAATTTCAATCCGCCGTCGCGAACAATCCGTTCGCTGATGCTGTTGCCGCTCCCAAAACGCTCCACTACTTTTTTCTCTCGACCCCACCGGTTCATCCAGATCTTGCGACAATCGCCAACCTCGCGACCGCTACCGAACGCTTCGATTTAATTGAAAACGTGTTCTATCTCCACGCTCCCGACGGGTTTGGAACGTCCAAATTGGCCAAAAGCGTTGAGCGCAAACTGGGCGTGGGCATAACTGCTCGAAACCACTCAACCGTTGAAAAACTCGCAGGCCTTCTGAATCCTGAATAG
- the aceE gene encoding pyruvate dehydrogenase (acetyl-transferring), homodimeric type: MSESKSVAQAEISQNLGELQHSPDVDVDSAETQEWISSLEYVLQSKGPERVKFLIDQLRDRAAEEGVPLSSDTSTPYVNTIPPHEQPAYPGNRELERRIKSIIRWNAMAMVVRANKRPGGVGGHISTFASSATLYEVAFNHFFQGRGEDGYSGDSIYFQGHASPGMYSRAYLEGRLSDENLDNFRRELAPGGGLSSYPHPWLMPGFWEYPTVSMGLGPIMAIYQARFNEYLNDRGIKDTKGQKVWAFLGDGECDEPETLGAIGLASREKLDNLIFVINCNLQRLDGPVRGNSKIIQELESIFHGAGWNVIKVVWGGEWDELLARDTTGLLAKRMNEVVDGQYQKYTSMPGSYIREHFFGKYPELLELVKHLSDEKLEKIRRGGHDPEKVYAAYHRATTLNNGKPTVILAKTVKGYGLGEAGEGRNVAHNQKKMNEAELLEFRTRFGIPISDEKVGEAPFYKPPANSTEIKYLKTRRETLGGPVPSRPTEHPKLEIPALDVFQKFVAKRTDNKEVSTTFAAVQMLISMCRDKSIGKYVVPIVPDESRTFGMEGMFKQFGIYAHAGQLYEPTDSDQVAYYKEAQDGQILEEGITECGSMSSFNAAGTAYSCHGVNMIPFYIYYSMFGFQRIGDSIWAAADMRAKGFLVGGTAGRTTLNGEGLQHQDGHSLLNAIAFPTVRAYDPAFAYEVTVIVHEGLKRMYEEGEECLYYITAENEAYVQPEIPEGCEEGIIKGMYKFNSREVDGAKARVQLFGSGAILNSALKAQEILAEKYNIASDVWSVTSYTLLRRDAHSVERWNRLHPTETPRKSYLEEVLEGVEGPFISASDYVRALGEQLTPWIPGDYYVLGTDGMGRSETREALRRHFEVDAESITIAALGRLAKAGTFEAADVAQAIKDLDYDPDKVDPYFA; encoded by the coding sequence ATGTCCGAATCAAAATCCGTCGCTCAAGCTGAAATTTCCCAAAACCTTGGCGAATTGCAGCACTCGCCGGACGTCGATGTCGACTCCGCCGAAACCCAAGAGTGGATATCATCCCTCGAATATGTCCTTCAGAGCAAAGGCCCCGAACGGGTCAAGTTTCTGATCGACCAACTGCGTGACCGAGCCGCTGAAGAGGGTGTGCCCCTTTCCTCGGACACCTCGACGCCATACGTCAACACAATCCCACCTCACGAGCAGCCCGCTTACCCCGGCAATCGTGAACTCGAACGACGCATCAAATCGATCATTCGCTGGAATGCGATGGCCATGGTCGTCCGAGCGAACAAACGGCCCGGTGGCGTCGGTGGACACATCAGCACGTTCGCCAGTTCAGCGACACTTTACGAAGTCGCATTCAACCACTTCTTCCAAGGCCGCGGCGAAGACGGTTACTCCGGCGACTCGATCTACTTCCAAGGTCACGCGTCACCCGGCATGTACTCACGTGCCTACCTCGAAGGTCGCTTGTCTGACGAGAACCTCGACAACTTCCGTCGTGAACTCGCACCCGGTGGCGGACTTTCCAGCTACCCTCACCCTTGGTTGATGCCCGGTTTTTGGGAGTACCCCACCGTCTCGATGGGCCTCGGTCCGATCATGGCGATCTACCAAGCCCGTTTCAACGAGTACCTCAACGATCGTGGTATCAAAGACACCAAGGGCCAAAAGGTTTGGGCATTCCTCGGTGACGGAGAATGCGACGAACCGGAAACACTCGGTGCAATCGGATTGGCTTCGCGTGAGAAACTCGACAACCTGATCTTCGTCATCAACTGCAACCTGCAGCGACTCGATGGTCCCGTTCGCGGTAACAGCAAGATCATTCAAGAACTGGAATCGATCTTCCACGGTGCCGGATGGAACGTCATCAAAGTCGTCTGGGGCGGCGAATGGGACGAACTGCTTGCTCGTGACACAACTGGCCTGCTTGCCAAACGCATGAACGAAGTCGTCGACGGCCAGTACCAAAAGTACACGTCGATGCCTGGTAGCTACATCCGCGAGCACTTCTTCGGCAAGTACCCCGAGTTGCTCGAATTGGTCAAACATCTCTCCGATGAGAAACTCGAAAAGATTCGCCGCGGCGGTCACGATCCCGAAAAGGTTTACGCGGCGTATCACCGTGCCACCACGCTGAACAACGGCAAACCGACCGTGATTTTGGCGAAAACGGTAAAGGGTTATGGTCTGGGCGAAGCCGGCGAAGGCCGCAACGTCGCTCACAACCAAAAGAAGATGAACGAAGCCGAGTTGCTCGAATTCCGAACTCGCTTTGGCATTCCAATCAGCGACGAAAAAGTTGGTGAGGCGCCGTTCTACAAACCACCGGCCAATAGCACCGAGATCAAATACCTAAAAACTCGCCGAGAAACACTGGGTGGCCCGGTTCCGAGCCGACCAACCGAACATCCAAAGTTGGAAATTCCAGCTCTAGACGTGTTCCAAAAGTTCGTCGCGAAACGCACCGACAACAAGGAAGTCAGCACGACGTTTGCCGCCGTGCAGATGTTGATCTCCATGTGTCGCGATAAATCCATCGGCAAATACGTGGTGCCCATCGTTCCGGATGAATCACGAACGTTCGGCATGGAAGGCATGTTCAAACAATTTGGCATCTACGCTCACGCGGGCCAACTTTACGAACCAACGGACTCTGACCAAGTCGCTTACTACAAGGAAGCTCAAGACGGGCAGATTCTGGAAGAAGGCATCACCGAATGCGGATCGATGTCCAGCTTCAATGCCGCTGGCACAGCTTACAGCTGTCACGGTGTGAACATGATTCCGTTCTACATCTACTACAGCATGTTTGGCTTCCAGCGGATCGGCGATTCGATTTGGGCCGCTGCTGACATGCGAGCCAAGGGTTTCCTTGTCGGTGGTACCGCCGGTCGCACGACGCTCAACGGCGAAGGCCTGCAACACCAAGACGGGCATAGCCTGCTCAACGCGATTGCGTTCCCCACCGTGCGTGCTTACGACCCAGCGTTTGCTTACGAAGTCACCGTGATCGTTCACGAAGGCTTGAAGCGGATGTACGAAGAGGGCGAGGAATGCCTGTACTACATCACCGCTGAAAACGAAGCATACGTTCAGCCGGAAATTCCTGAAGGATGCGAAGAAGGCATCATCAAGGGGATGTACAAATTCAATAGCCGCGAAGTGGACGGTGCCAAAGCACGCGTGCAATTGTTCGGCAGTGGTGCGATTCTCAATAGTGCGTTGAAGGCACAAGAGATCCTCGCTGAAAAGTACAACATCGCCAGCGACGTTTGGTCGGTGACCAGCTACACATTGCTTCGTCGCGACGCTCACTCCGTCGAACGTTGGAACCGTCTGCACCCAACCGAGACGCCCCGCAAGAGCTACCTCGAAGAAGTGCTCGAAGGAGTCGAAGGCCCATTCATCTCGGCCAGCGACTACGTGCGTGCTCTCGGCGAACAGCTCACGCCTTGGATCCCGGGCGACTACTACGTCCTGGGCACCGACGGCATGGGCCGAAGCGAAACTCGCGAAGCACTGCGTCGCCACTTCGAAGTCGATGCGGAATCGATCACCATCGCTGCTTTGGGTCGTCTGGCGAAAGCCGGAACGTTCGAAGCCGCCGACGTGGCACAAGCGATCAAAGATCTGGATTACGATCCCGATAAAGTCGATCCTTACTTCGCCTAA
- a CDS encoding Bax inhibitor-1/YccA family protein, producing the protein MSNVNPYSSGVDGAAYGNAAIYADETERIGFIRRTYAHLSGAVFAFLALEVVLFTLVPADTMTMLVQRMTGGYGWLLVLGAFMAVSWMARSWASSGQSRGLQYAGLGLYVVAQAVIMLPLMYIAIRVMNQPQIPILAGIITTLTFAGLTGFVMFTRVDLASWGTYLFVAGLVAMGVVVCGVLFGFSLGLFFSAAMVALACGYILYDTSNVLHHYDTRQHVAASLALFASVALLFYYVLRILMAFSSSD; encoded by the coding sequence ATGAGCAACGTGAATCCTTATTCTTCCGGTGTCGACGGTGCCGCTTATGGCAACGCAGCGATTTACGCGGACGAAACCGAACGCATTGGATTTATCCGACGCACATACGCTCACTTATCGGGAGCCGTGTTCGCTTTTTTGGCGCTGGAAGTGGTTCTGTTCACTTTGGTGCCAGCTGACACGATGACGATGCTGGTTCAGCGAATGACCGGCGGCTACGGTTGGTTGTTGGTGCTAGGTGCCTTCATGGCCGTCAGTTGGATGGCTCGTTCGTGGGCCAGCAGCGGGCAATCACGCGGGCTGCAATACGCTGGGTTAGGGCTGTATGTGGTCGCCCAAGCCGTGATCATGCTTCCGCTGATGTACATCGCGATTCGCGTGATGAACCAGCCTCAGATTCCGATTTTGGCAGGGATCATCACGACGCTGACCTTCGCTGGTCTGACAGGTTTCGTGATGTTTACGCGAGTCGATCTCGCATCGTGGGGAACGTATTTGTTTGTCGCCGGTTTGGTTGCCATGGGAGTCGTCGTTTGCGGCGTTCTCTTCGGATTCTCATTGGGATTGTTCTTCAGTGCCGCGATGGTCGCCTTGGCATGCGGCTACATTCTTTACGACACTTCCAATGTCTTGCATCACTACGACACGCGTCAGCACGTTGCCGCTTCTTTGGCATTGTTTGCTTCGGTCGCGTTGTTGTTCTATTACGTGCTGCGAATCTTGATGGCTTTCTCCAGCAGCGACTGA
- a CDS encoding 2-oxo acid dehydrogenase subunit E2, with protein MTEVKLPELGDGIESGDVLEIFVSVGDVITAGQDIVEMETDKATVPVPSDVGGKVTKISVGEGDTVPIGGVLIEVEAAAGAESAPAPAAPAEPEKKPEPKPEPQAEAPAPEPAAPPAAKPAAPAAPPVAQPVATPAARTPAVADEPDAPVDGGGSIPAGPAIRRFARETGVNLASVTGTGAGGRITRDDVLAVVRSASQKAAAPAAKPAPSAGTAAPRTNVTSGDLPGTPDTDDYGPIRVERMSKIRKTISAQMHLSWSTVPRVTNFDDADITDLERLRQSSKDDYAAQGLKLTTMPFLVKAVATALRHHPSLNAVIDSENQQVIYKDYVNIGIAVDTDNGLVVPVMHNADQMGIPDTARNIAEMAGKVRGGKFGVNDLRGGSFTISNLGAIGGQYSTPIVNVPEVAILLVGRSRKLPVVMPDDSIQPRLMMPLSLSYDHRLVDGGTAARFLNDVIGYLQAPSRLLLAL; from the coding sequence ATGACTGAAGTCAAACTCCCCGAACTCGGCGACGGCATCGAATCTGGCGATGTCCTTGAAATTTTCGTTTCCGTCGGCGATGTGATCACCGCCGGACAAGACATCGTGGAAATGGAAACGGACAAAGCAACCGTTCCCGTGCCGAGCGACGTGGGTGGCAAAGTCACCAAGATTTCAGTTGGCGAAGGTGACACGGTGCCAATCGGTGGCGTGTTGATCGAAGTTGAAGCTGCCGCTGGAGCCGAATCTGCTCCTGCACCGGCCGCTCCAGCAGAACCAGAAAAGAAACCCGAACCCAAACCAGAACCTCAGGCGGAAGCACCTGCTCCCGAGCCCGCCGCTCCTCCTGCTGCAAAACCAGCCGCACCGGCGGCACCGCCCGTCGCTCAACCCGTGGCAACTCCCGCCGCCCGAACTCCCGCGGTCGCGGACGAACCCGATGCTCCCGTTGACGGCGGTGGATCGATCCCAGCCGGCCCTGCGATTCGCCGCTTCGCTCGCGAAACGGGTGTGAACTTGGCCAGCGTCACCGGAACCGGTGCCGGCGGACGTATCACTCGCGATGATGTTCTAGCTGTCGTGCGATCGGCCAGCCAAAAGGCCGCCGCTCCGGCTGCGAAACCAGCCCCATCGGCTGGCACGGCTGCACCACGAACCAACGTCACATCGGGCGATCTGCCGGGAACTCCCGACACGGATGACTACGGTCCGATTCGCGTCGAACGCATGAGCAAGATTCGCAAAACGATCTCGGCTCAAATGCACCTTTCATGGTCCACCGTTCCCCGCGTGACCAACTTCGACGATGCCGACATCACCGATCTCGAACGACTTCGTCAGAGCAGCAAAGACGACTACGCTGCCCAAGGCCTCAAGCTGACCACGATGCCGTTCTTGGTCAAAGCCGTCGCGACTGCTCTTCGTCATCACCCATCGCTCAACGCGGTAATCGACTCCGAAAACCAACAAGTGATCTACAAGGATTACGTTAACATTGGCATCGCGGTGGACACCGATAACGGTTTGGTTGTCCCCGTCATGCACAACGCTGACCAAATGGGCATTCCCGACACCGCCCGCAACATCGCCGAAATGGCCGGCAAAGTTCGCGGCGGCAAGTTCGGCGTCAATGACCTTCGTGGTGGATCGTTCACGATCAGCAACCTGGGCGCGATCGGTGGCCAATACAGCACACCAATCGTGAACGTTCCCGAAGTCGCCATCTTGCTGGTCGGCCGTTCACGAAAGCTGCCTGTCGTCATGCCCGACGATTCGATCCAACCTCGTTTAATGATGCCGCTGAGCCTTTCGTACGACCACCGTTTGGTCGACGGAGGAACCGCAGCTCGTTTCCTCAACGATGTGATCGGATACCTGCAGGCACCAAGTCGTCTGTTGCTGGCTCTCTGA
- a CDS encoding beta-agarase — translation MKQIHFAALVCLSFFPVFASAQAPTAPNLLSDEGLARQEAHAYLFDEFSKDKESTYRGEGENRNLVELVLSNETLQLSGDVSIELPAGSQRVASLFKYIILRGENLNHLGGIEVAPYSGGGTVERSTQEPKLYRFKLPAMPVPSEKMPPIRIRTRCADGKTATVTQIAFNSQGKLPVKFDDIPYRTLGADRPRVPVNVRVDLQHELSIAGHVDLERQKFFRYYAAPGTSDPSFERWASERNFSPGRQIFKLDPALVVGYGPGEKLKEDPNNKGAADLTFFDRHDSSPPKTIPEFEATDYAMCLNDYPEFMSVEHVGRGTPLIEHFGDAANLAAAHIADQQRDGGRTAKWWEVKNESTIKAEWDYHYQKEHDSWALLAEFHNAVAEAVHAKTPSVNVGGPTSAWMQLHVNQFGLYRDQTRFMDLTRDHLDFYSRHFYEDMGSLGAWERRDKGYSGYLLGRLEATLDMLQAHMEETDNVKPILITECGSLQAGRGAADYWLRLRSFSAFLHKLMSRPHQIDLSVPFVFTNMHWNPTSGNVAFVPTEGASARGPLADFQPTPVADFFELWRDFDGRRLPVATNDLAEVGLNATAVYQGNRLQIALTNMTSHQLSVHLSDIAGDALHASSIQQRRLRYNDGEVIYEDAISLSDSNAIEVDAEETTVLTFTFDQTIQPNRTLLRQFAYAAGTAVPADQTQTFQIDIDDASDIESAELVVGVHRIKGLEQAVSGTFNGHRFESHPEWTHQFDQLLAPLEIPISKDWLQNNNQIQIEPQPGLTITSVHLICDSISEALDSKHSQ, via the coding sequence ATGAAACAGATTCATTTCGCTGCCCTCGTCTGCCTTTCCTTCTTTCCTGTCTTCGCGTCCGCTCAGGCTCCGACGGCCCCCAACCTATTGAGCGATGAAGGACTCGCCCGCCAAGAGGCCCATGCGTATTTGTTCGACGAGTTTTCGAAGGACAAAGAATCGACTTATCGGGGCGAAGGTGAAAACCGAAACCTGGTCGAGCTGGTGCTCTCCAATGAAACCCTTCAACTCAGCGGAGACGTTTCAATCGAGTTGCCGGCCGGAAGCCAACGGGTCGCTTCGCTGTTCAAGTACATCATCCTTCGTGGTGAAAACCTGAATCATCTTGGCGGCATCGAGGTCGCTCCCTATTCCGGCGGCGGAACGGTCGAACGCAGCACTCAAGAACCCAAGCTGTATCGTTTTAAATTGCCCGCGATGCCTGTACCCAGCGAGAAAATGCCGCCGATCCGCATTCGCACCCGTTGCGCTGATGGCAAGACCGCAACCGTCACGCAGATCGCCTTCAACTCACAAGGCAAACTGCCGGTGAAGTTCGACGACATCCCTTATCGAACTCTGGGCGCCGACCGACCACGCGTTCCGGTCAACGTGCGTGTCGACCTGCAACACGAACTTTCCATCGCCGGCCACGTCGACTTGGAACGCCAGAAGTTCTTTCGCTATTATGCCGCACCGGGGACTTCCGACCCCAGCTTTGAACGATGGGCAAGCGAACGCAACTTCTCCCCGGGCCGGCAAATATTCAAGCTCGATCCTGCTTTGGTCGTTGGCTATGGTCCCGGCGAAAAGCTAAAGGAAGATCCCAACAACAAAGGAGCCGCTGACCTCACGTTTTTTGATCGCCACGATTCGTCGCCACCGAAGACGATTCCCGAGTTCGAAGCGACCGACTATGCAATGTGCTTGAACGACTACCCCGAATTCATGTCAGTGGAACATGTCGGACGGGGAACACCTTTGATCGAGCACTTTGGCGACGCAGCGAACTTAGCCGCCGCTCACATCGCAGATCAACAACGTGATGGCGGACGAACCGCGAAATGGTGGGAAGTTAAAAACGAGTCCACAATAAAAGCCGAGTGGGATTACCACTATCAAAAGGAACATGATTCTTGGGCTTTGCTCGCCGAATTTCATAATGCGGTCGCCGAGGCCGTGCACGCGAAAACTCCTTCGGTCAACGTCGGTGGCCCGACCTCCGCTTGGATGCAATTGCACGTCAACCAATTTGGCCTGTATCGCGACCAAACCCGGTTCATGGATCTCACTCGTGATCACCTGGACTTTTACTCACGCCACTTCTACGAGGACATGGGCTCGCTCGGTGCATGGGAACGTCGCGACAAAGGTTACTCGGGCTACTTGCTCGGTCGTCTCGAAGCCACGCTCGACATGTTGCAAGCACACATGGAAGAGACCGACAACGTCAAACCCATCCTGATCACCGAGTGTGGTTCACTTCAAGCTGGACGCGGTGCGGCCGACTATTGGTTGCGTCTGCGATCTTTCAGTGCATTCTTGCACAAACTGATGAGCCGTCCGCATCAAATCGATTTGTCGGTTCCGTTTGTCTTCACGAACATGCACTGGAACCCGACCAGCGGAAACGTCGCCTTTGTTCCAACCGAAGGTGCATCGGCGAGAGGTCCTTTGGCCGATTTCCAGCCCACCCCCGTCGCTGACTTCTTCGAGCTCTGGCGTGACTTCGATGGTCGAAGACTCCCCGTCGCAACCAACGATCTGGCTGAAGTCGGCCTGAACGCCACGGCTGTCTATCAAGGCAATCGTTTGCAGATCGCACTGACCAACATGACCAGTCATCAACTCAGCGTTCACCTATCGGACATCGCAGGCGACGCATTGCACGCATCGTCCATCCAGCAACGACGTTTGCGATACAACGACGGCGAAGTCATCTACGAAGATGCGATTTCATTGTCCGATTCAAACGCGATTGAAGTCGACGCGGAGGAAACAACCGTGCTGACGTTCACGTTTGACCAAACGATTCAGCCTAATAGGACACTGCTTCGCCAATTTGCTTACGCGGCCGGCACCGCCGTGCCCGCCGATCAAACGCAAACATTCCAAATCGATATCGACGACGCATCCGATATCGAATCGGCTGAATTGGTCGTCGGGGTCCACCGAATCAAAGGACTTGAGCAAGCCGTTTCTGGTACGTTCAACGGTCACCGTTTTGAGTCACACCCGGAGTGGACCCACCAGTTTGATCAGCTGTTGGCACCGCTGGAAATTCCGATCTCTAAAGACTGGCTGCAAAACAACAACCAAATCCAAATCGAACCCCAACCCGGACTGACGATCACCTCAGTCCACTTGATTTGCGACAGCATCAGTGAGGCCCTCGATAGCAAACACAGTCAATGA
- a CDS encoding alpha/beta hydrolase fold domain-containing protein has protein sequence MNHSFRLSVLFTLTLTVACCWTSDVLAQRERPTIKNRLENDDANDDGKVSKDEFSGPENLFKRLDRDGDGQIDIEEVVGNMSVRRPEDGRNPSPRAPRGVEVKRDVVFGKGGDRDLKMHIVLPESKPSKPLPAYVWIHGGGWQAGSKEGGVNQVARVVAEGFVGATIEYRLTGEAPFPAQIEDCKCAIRFLREHADQYGIDPDRIAVGGSSAGGHLVALLGTSGDVEELEGSGGWPEQSSRVQAVVDLYGPTDFSKFVTTNGFESHNRDGSPESKLLGGGEVLGNDEGIRRVNPITYIDDKDPPFLIIHGTSDPVVPANQSQLIHDALESAGVETTLKLIRGAKHGGKEFSDPEIRELITTFLKKHLQPSE, from the coding sequence ATGAATCATTCTTTCCGCCTATCAGTCCTGTTTACGCTGACACTGACCGTTGCATGTTGCTGGACTTCGGACGTGCTCGCGCAGCGTGAACGTCCGACCATCAAGAATCGATTGGAAAACGATGATGCGAACGACGACGGGAAAGTCTCCAAAGACGAATTCAGTGGCCCCGAAAACCTGTTCAAACGTCTCGACCGCGACGGTGATGGGCAAATCGACATTGAGGAAGTTGTCGGAAACATGTCCGTAAGACGTCCCGAAGACGGTCGAAACCCATCTCCTCGTGCACCGCGAGGTGTCGAAGTCAAACGCGATGTCGTCTTCGGTAAAGGCGGCGACCGCGACCTCAAAATGCACATCGTTTTGCCCGAGTCAAAACCGAGCAAACCATTGCCGGCTTATGTTTGGATCCACGGTGGTGGATGGCAAGCGGGTTCCAAGGAAGGCGGCGTCAACCAAGTCGCAAGAGTGGTGGCAGAGGGCTTCGTGGGCGCAACAATCGAATATCGCCTGACCGGGGAGGCACCTTTTCCCGCACAAATCGAAGACTGCAAATGTGCCATTCGCTTTCTTCGTGAACACGCCGACCAATACGGTATCGATCCAGATCGCATCGCCGTTGGTGGCAGTTCGGCGGGCGGGCATTTGGTCGCGTTGCTGGGCACGTCAGGTGATGTGGAAGAACTTGAAGGCTCCGGCGGTTGGCCTGAACAATCCAGTCGCGTCCAAGCGGTGGTCGATCTTTATGGACCAACTGACTTTTCGAAGTTTGTCACCACGAACGGTTTTGAGTCCCACAACCGGGATGGTTCGCCCGAATCGAAATTGCTCGGCGGAGGTGAGGTTCTTGGGAATGACGAGGGAATTCGTCGCGTCAATCCGATCACCTACATCGATGACAAGGATCCGCCTTTTCTGATCATTCACGGAACGAGCGACCCAGTTGTTCCGGCGAACCAAAGCCAACTGATCCATGACGCTCTCGAATCAGCCGGTGTCGAAACAACTCTCAAACTGATTCGAGGCGCAAAGCATGGTGGCAAGGAGTTTTCCGATCCCGAAATTCGCGAATTGATTACGACGTTCTTGAAGAAACATCTGCAACCGTCTGAATGA